Within the uncultured Draconibacterium sp. genome, the region AAAACGGCAGGCCGGCAATGATAAAAGGTATGGCTAAAACTCCCATAGAAATTGTTGCGCGCAAGGCAAACAAACGATAGGGGTGCAACAGAAATACATCGCGGAAAAATCTGATGTTGGTTCGCAAATGGCCTTTTTTCTGGTTCTTCATACTTATTATAAGTGTTGTTTTACAAAACTAATGAATGAGAACAGAAATTAACGACTAAAGTTTCTAGCTCTTAACAATAATATTTTGTAAGGTAGCTTTTATTGTCGGGTATTCGAAATGAAACCCAGCTTTCTGAAGCTTATCAGAAGAAACTTTCGGCGATTGCGTAAGAAGCGTAGCAGCCTTTCCAAACATCAACTTTAACGCAAATGCCGGGATGGTAAAAAATGCCGTACGGTTTAACTTCAGCGCAAAGCTGTGGGTAAATTCTTTATTTGATATCGTTTCGGGCGCGGTTAAATTGAAGGTATTACCCGTTCCAAGTGTTTCGGAAGCCCAAACAAATGCATTTACCACATCCTTTTCGTGAATAAACGGAAAAGCCTGCTTGCCCGATCCGATTTTTCCACCAAGACCGAGTTTAAATGGTAGAAGCATGTTTTTTATAGTTTTTGCTTCTTTGCCAAAAACAATTCCAAGTCGAAAGATTATGGTTTGCACATTGTTGGGCAAAGCCGTTAGTTCATGTTCCCAGTCTTTAACCACCTCTCCAACAAAACCTTCATCAAAATTTGTGCTTTCTTCGGTGTGCGTATATCCTGATTTATAAATGCCAATTGCTGATGCTGATATAACTTTTGTTGGGCGTTCGTTTTCAGGTAACTCAATAATTGCTTTTACCAGGTTGTGGGTGGTAACAACACGGCTGTTGTAAATTGTTTCTTTATTTTTCTTTGTCCAGCGCTGTAAAATGGGTGCACCGGCAAGGTTAATCACAACATCTGCATTTCGTAATTCATCCTGCAGGCTTGTTGATGCTCCATAAAGTAAGTCGCGTTTAATACCGGATACCGAATGCCCTTTTTTCTGCAAATCCGATGAAATTAACTGACCAATATATCCGTTACTTCCTGTGAGTTTTATCTTCATTTTACCCCAATTTATTAGGTAAACAAAAACTTTAGGTTTTTAGTTCTTAAAAATTGTTAAGAGCGTTTGCTAATTGTTACTTTTACCAGATCGAAAAATGACAAAGGACGGACAACATATTTGGGTAAAGTTTCACCGGTGGCGTTTAAAACACCTCGGCGAACGAGGTTTTTTAACCTTGCTAAGTATTATTATGGGTGTCTTGGCCGGAATAGCAGCTGTTGTTCTTAAAAATACCGTGAGGTTTACTGAAGAACTGGTGCACCGACTGGTTTCCAACGAAGTTCATAACTACATTTATTTTGCCATGCCTATTGTTGGTATTTTTCTGGCAATTGTACTGATTAAGTATGTTATTCGGTCCGAAGTTAGGCACGGTATTCCAACTGTTCTTTATAGCATCTCAAAACGAAAAGGAGATATTAGACGACATAATTTGTATTCATCTGTATTAACATCGGCGTTAACTGTTGGTTTTGGTGGTTCTGTTGGGCTTGAGGGGCCAACTGTAGCAACCGGAACGGCATGGGGATCGTGGATTGCCAAAGTGTTTCGGCTAAATTATAAGAATACCATTTTAATGTTGGCCTGTGCCTGCGCAGGGGCTATGGCGGCCATTTTTAAAGCGCCCATCGCGGCTATCGTTTTTGCTGTTGAGGTAATTATGATCGACCTGACCGTATTTTCGTTGGTACCACTTTTATTGGCATCGTCAACAGCAGTGGTAACATCCTATTTGTTTCTGGGGCAGGATGTGCTTTACCCGTTCACCGTGGTCGACGCTTTTAAACTGCCAGATTTACCCTATTACATTGCTTTGGGAATTGTAACCGGTTTTGTGTCGGTTTATTTCACAAAAATGTACCTGTTTGTTGCCGGTATTTTTGAAAATCTTAAAAATAGCAGGATCCGGTTAGTAGTTGGTGGAGCAAGTCTTGGTGCATTGATTTTTCTTTTTCCTGCGCTTTACGGAGAAGGATACGAATCGATTAACGAATGTTTAGCCGGCGATTTAAACTATCTTTTCGATAATAGTTTATTCTATTCGTTACGCGAAGAAATGTGGGCGGCCATGCTGCTTATTGTAGCTGTTATTTTGTTGAAGATTGTTGCCACATCACTTACTTTTGGAGCTGGTGGCGTTGGTGGTATTTTCGCTCCAACGCTTTTTATGGGTGTTAACACAGGAATGCTTTTTTCGTTACTTATTAACCGTTTGGGCGTACGTGAATTAAATTCGAATAATTTTGCACTAATCGGAATGGCCGGATTAATTGCGGGCGTTTTACATGCACCGCTTACCGGAATATTCCTGATCGCAGATATTTCAGGAGGGTACAAGTTGTTTGTGCCCCTCATGGTTACTGCAACGTTTGCATACCTTATTGTAAGGGCATTTACACCTAATTCGGTGTATCACATTCAGTTGGCAAAACGCAAAGAATTGCTGACCCACGATAAAGATGCAAATGTGTTGCAGCTAATGAAAGTAAAAAAACTAATTGAAACTGACTTTGAAGTATTGTCGCCCGATGCAACTTTGCGCGACCTTACAGAAGCCATTACAAGGGCTCACCGCGATTTATTCCCTATCGTTACCGATGACGGAACAATGGTGGGTATGGTAAAAATGGACGATGTGAGAACGATGATCTTCAAACATGAACTATACGATACTGTGAAAATAAACGAGTTGATGTATATGCCTGAATTTTCTATCGACCCGAATGATAGTATGGAAATTGTTACTGCTAAATTTGAATCATCGGGGCGTTATAACCTGGCTGTAATCGAAGATGGCAAATACATCGGATTTATTTCGCGGGCACGTGTTTTTACCCGCTATCGTAAACAGATAATTAATGTTTCTCATGTTTAGAATTTTTCGAATTAACAAGTTGTTGTTGAATAAGTTAATTAATCGACTTGTTGCCTGGCGAATTGCAAAAATTCCGGAAAGGAACTTTTTGTATTTGCTAAGTTTGATTGTAGGACTGTTAAGTGGACTGGCAGCCCTTTTGTTAAAAAACCTAATCCACTTTGTTGCAGAAGAGTTAACCGAGGTTATTTCGGTTGAAGGTTTTAATTACCTTTATTTATTGTATCCGTTCATTGGGATATTGTTGACCGTATTGTTTGTTCGTTACGTTATTCGCGATGATATTGGACATGGAGTATCGAAAATTCTATATTCAATTTCGAAGAAGAGCAGTAAACTGAAGCCATCAAAAACTTACTCATCAATGATTGCCAGTTCGCTTACCATTGGTTTTGGTGGATCGGTTGGATCGGAGGCACCTATTGTTTTAACCGGTGCTTCAATTGGATCGAATTTGGCACGTGTTTTTAAACTCCAGTATAAATACATTACCCTTATGGTTGGTTGCGGAGCTGCCGGTGCAATTGCCGGTATTTTTAATGCACCAATGGCAGGTATTGTTTTTACTCTTGAAGTGCTGATGCTCGATCTGACTATGGCCTTTTTAATTCCACTGCTGATTTCCGCGGTGTCGGCCACGGTAATTTCGTACTTTTTTATGGGCGAAGGTGTAATGCTTCGGTTTGCTCAGGTAGCACCATTTCATATTAATATGATATGGATTTACATACTTGTGGGGATTTTTACCGGCTTGCTGGGAATCTATTTTACCCGAGGAACCATGTTTCTCGAAAAACGTTTTGCGGCGATAAACAACTGGTTTGTGCGTGTGGTTATTGGGGCGATTTCGCTTGGTATTTTAATTTTTATATTTCCTCCACTTTGGGGTGAAGGTTATACCAGCATTAATTCAGTTTTTAATAACCAGGGAGCTGATTTATTGAATAACTCTATGTTCTTTCAATGGAAAGATAATCCATACATTCTTCTACTTGTATTGGCCGGAATCCTCTTTTTTAAAGTGTTTGCCATGTCGGCTACAACCGGTTCGGGAGGTAATGGAGGTATTTTTGCGCCAACACTGTTTACCGGAGCTATTGCCGGCTATTTTCTGGTGTTTTTGCTCAATACATTTTTCGATCTTGGTATACCGGAAAATAACTTTGCATTGGCGGGAATGGCGGGAATGATGGCTGCCGTAATGCATGCACCGCTTACAGGAATATTCTTGACGGCAGAAATAACGGGTGGTTATGGATTGTTTATTCCTTTACTGATTACTTCAACAGTGGCGTATGTTACCATCATGCGTTTTGAGCCACATTCCATTTATACCAAACATTTGGCACAAACCGGCGATTTGATTACCCACCACAAAGACAAAGCGATCTTGAGATCGATGGAGGTGAAGAAGTTAATCGAGAGTGACTTTGAAATTCTTTCTCCCGATGCCAGTCTGCGCGATTTGGTAAAAGCCATTTCCAAATCCAACCGAAATCTATTTCCAATTGTCGATAAGGATGGTTACCTCAAAGGTATGGTAAAACTATCAAAGGTAAAGAACCTTATTTTTGAGCATGAACTATATGATCAGGTAATGGTGAAAGACTTGATGTTCATGCCTGAGTTCTATATCTCGTCGAAAGACAATATGGAAACGGTAGCCAAAAAATTTGAGACATCAAACCGATATAACCTTGCTGTAATTGACGATGGTAAATACCTTGGATTTATTTCACGTGCGGTGGTTTTCTCCAACTACAGAAAAACGTTGGAATATTTTTCGCACGAGTAAATCTGGAATATTCTTCTTTAATAGAAGTTGGAAATATTTAAACACTAAATAGTGTTGAGGTTTGGAATTTATTTCTTTACTTTTGAAAAAATTTTAATAAGTATCAAGTTATGATATCCCGACGTTCCTTTTTAGCGAAAAGTTCGTTAATGCTTGCCGGTGCCGGTATAGCCACGAAAGCGTTTTCAAATTCGGTTTTGCAGTCAGCAAATAAATACCCGGTTGTAATTTCAACATGGAATCATGGTATACCTGCAAACGAGGCTGCCTGGGAGATATTGTCAAAAGGAGGTCACTCGCTTGATGCAGTGGAAGCGGGAGTTCGCGTTCCCGAAGGCGATCCGAATGTAATTACTGTTGGAAAAGGCGGAATTCCTGATGCCAGCGGGAAAGTAACGCTTGATGCCTGTATTATGGACGAGAA harbors:
- a CDS encoding TIGR01777 family oxidoreductase — its product is MKIKLTGSNGYIGQLISSDLQKKGHSVSGIKRDLLYGASTSLQDELRNADVVINLAGAPILQRWTKKNKETIYNSRVVTTHNLVKAIIELPENERPTKVISASAIGIYKSGYTHTEESTNFDEGFVGEVVKDWEHELTALPNNVQTIIFRLGIVFGKEAKTIKNMLLPFKLGLGGKIGSGKQAFPFIHEKDVVNAFVWASETLGTGNTFNLTAPETISNKEFTHSFALKLNRTAFFTIPAFALKLMFGKAATLLTQSPKVSSDKLQKAGFHFEYPTIKATLQNIIVKS
- a CDS encoding chloride channel protein; translation: MTKDGQHIWVKFHRWRLKHLGERGFLTLLSIIMGVLAGIAAVVLKNTVRFTEELVHRLVSNEVHNYIYFAMPIVGIFLAIVLIKYVIRSEVRHGIPTVLYSISKRKGDIRRHNLYSSVLTSALTVGFGGSVGLEGPTVATGTAWGSWIAKVFRLNYKNTILMLACACAGAMAAIFKAPIAAIVFAVEVIMIDLTVFSLVPLLLASSTAVVTSYLFLGQDVLYPFTVVDAFKLPDLPYYIALGIVTGFVSVYFTKMYLFVAGIFENLKNSRIRLVVGGASLGALIFLFPALYGEGYESINECLAGDLNYLFDNSLFYSLREEMWAAMLLIVAVILLKIVATSLTFGAGGVGGIFAPTLFMGVNTGMLFSLLINRLGVRELNSNNFALIGMAGLIAGVLHAPLTGIFLIADISGGYKLFVPLMVTATFAYLIVRAFTPNSVYHIQLAKRKELLTHDKDANVLQLMKVKKLIETDFEVLSPDATLRDLTEAITRAHRDLFPIVTDDGTMVGMVKMDDVRTMIFKHELYDTVKINELMYMPEFSIDPNDSMEIVTAKFESSGRYNLAVIEDGKYIGFISRARVFTRYRKQIINVSHV
- a CDS encoding chloride channel protein; its protein translation is MNKLINRLVAWRIAKIPERNFLYLLSLIVGLLSGLAALLLKNLIHFVAEELTEVISVEGFNYLYLLYPFIGILLTVLFVRYVIRDDIGHGVSKILYSISKKSSKLKPSKTYSSMIASSLTIGFGGSVGSEAPIVLTGASIGSNLARVFKLQYKYITLMVGCGAAGAIAGIFNAPMAGIVFTLEVLMLDLTMAFLIPLLISAVSATVISYFFMGEGVMLRFAQVAPFHINMIWIYILVGIFTGLLGIYFTRGTMFLEKRFAAINNWFVRVVIGAISLGILIFIFPPLWGEGYTSINSVFNNQGADLLNNSMFFQWKDNPYILLLVLAGILFFKVFAMSATTGSGGNGGIFAPTLFTGAIAGYFLVFLLNTFFDLGIPENNFALAGMAGMMAAVMHAPLTGIFLTAEITGGYGLFIPLLITSTVAYVTIMRFEPHSIYTKHLAQTGDLITHHKDKAILRSMEVKKLIESDFEILSPDASLRDLVKAISKSNRNLFPIVDKDGYLKGMVKLSKVKNLIFEHELYDQVMVKDLMFMPEFYISSKDNMETVAKKFETSNRYNLAVIDDGKYLGFISRAVVFSNYRKTLEYFSHE